AAAAGAACAAAATTAATCCACAAGGAAAAAGAAAGGAAGATACAATGGGAACCGGATCAGCGAAAACAGGATGGAACCTGGACAGCAGCTACACCAGTCTGCCATCCTCCTTTTACACAGTAATTGAACCAAATCCAGTGAATCATCCGAAGATGGTCATTTTTAATAAACAGCTTGCTGCAAATCTTGGCTTGGGTGCGGATGAGCTTCAAAACGATGCAGCGATCCTTTCCGGAAACGAAATTCCAGATGGCTCCATTCCTTTAGCCCAAGCCTACGCTGGCCACCAATTCGGAAACTTTACGATGCTTGGAGACGGACGTGCGATGCTGATTGGAGAACAGATCACTCCTTCAGGCGAACGGATGGATATCCAGCTGAAAGGCTCAGGACCGACACCTTTTTCACGCCGCGGGGACGGCCGGGCTGCCCTTGGACCGATGCTGCGTGAATACATCATCAGTGAAGCGATGCATGGTCTAGGGATCCCGACAACCCGCAGCCTCGCGGTTGTAGCAACGGGGGAGCCGATTTACCGCGACACCGAATTGCCTGGTGCCATTTTAACAAGAGTGGCCGTGAGCCATCTGCGCGTCGGCACCTTTCAATATGCAGCCAACTGGACATCCGAGGAAGAACTGCGGGCGCTTGCTGACTATGCGATCGACCGTCATTATTCGGAAATCAAAAATAATGATAACCGGTACCTGTCCCTGCTTCAGGAAGTCATGAAGCGACAGGCCGAACTGATTTCCAAATGGATGCTTGTTGGATTTATCCACGGAGTTATGAACACGGACAACATGACGATCAGCGGGGAAACGATTGATTACGGTCCATGTGCTTTTATGGATACGTATGATCCGGAAACCGTCTTCAGCTCAATTGATGTACAAGGCCGCTATGCCTTTCTGAATCAGCCGGGAATTGGCGGCTGGAACTTGGCAAGATTTGCGGAAAGCCTTCTGCCGCTGCTGCATAAAGAACAGGAGGAAGCGGTGAAAATCGCCCAGGAGACAATCTCTGGCTATCCTGAGCTGTACAAGCGGCAATGGTATAAGGGCATGAGGGCAAAGCTCGGAATATTTAATGAGGAAAAAGAGGATGAAACGCTGATTCAGCATTTCCTCGCTATGATGCAGAAGGAAAAGGCAGACTATACGAATACGTTTGTGGCCTTGACCTTTGACAAGGAACATGCGCTCTCGGTCAATCCGGATTACGCCCGTTGGAAAGGGAGTTGGCAGGAAAGATTGTCAAGACAGGAAGAATCGGAAGCAGCCGTTCATCAGCTGATGCGGAACAGCAATCCTGCCATCATTCCAAGGAATCATCGGGTGGAAGCGGCGCTTGATGCTGCGGTAAACGGAGATCTGACTGCGATGGAGGAACTATTGGATGTTCTATCAAATCCATATGAGCACTCGGAAAAACAGACGGCATACGCTGAGCCGCCGGGGCCGGAGTGCGGTCCTTATGAGACGTATTGCGGGACTTGACTGAAAAAAAGCTGACCTGGAAGGATGATGGACTCCTTTTGGTCAGCTTTTTTTGTGTGGTGCCAGTCCCGTTCTGCTTCACCGCATCGGGGGACAGAGGCAATGTCTAGCCAGACCTTGTGCACCAATGTTTTGAAGTTTGGGTGCCGGGGCTTTAGTTCAGTACAATTTGTGTGGACTGGCACGGTGCCAGTCCCGCTTTCCTTCACCGTATCAGGGGACAGAGGCTACGGACGGTCAGCTCTTGAGTATCAGTACTTTGCAGCGGTGGTGCCGGAGCTTTCGTACGGTAAAATTTGTGGGGACTGGCACACCAGCTACCACTTCGAAAATACGGATAAATCATGAAAGGGTTTTTTTACAGAACAAAAGAAGCTCCTAATTATGTAACAAATCACTTCATCGTCCTGTATACTAGTAGTAAATGTACAGCTGATGATAGCGAAATGTAAGGTTAATTTGTGCAGCTTCGGCCGTAGATGAAACAATGGAACAGGAACGGGTCAACGTACGTTAAACAGAAGAAAAAAATGCAGAGTGAAAGCCTTCTCAAAATAATTGACATTTTATGTTTCGGCATCGTAATATAGGAAATGAAACCGGAAGATTACTCGATAGCATGTATGGTAAAACTTCTTCCAGACAGCAACGGTATGGGCCGTTCTGAAGGGGAGCGAACTAGACATATATGCTGTTCATAATAAATCGGGCATACCTCTTTTTTGTGCATACAAAAAGAGGATGCTCTTTTTTTATAGGGGGGATCGGATGAGCAAGGGAGAAATGGAAGATATCATCAGCAGGCTTATTACAAAGTGGGAGAAGGAGTACTTGGGAAGAGGTCCTCTCCAAGTGAAAACAAGCATCTTGGACCATGCAGTTCTGGTGGTGTTGAAGGGGGTTTTAACACCGGCTGAACAGAAGATTTCTGAAACGGAAAGCGGTCTGCTGTCAGTAAAGAAAATCCGGGCAGAACTAGTGGAATCGGGTGCAGATGAATTAAAGCAAATTGTTAGCAGCGCGACAGGAATGGAAATCATGAGCTTTCATACAGATATCAGTACGCGCACAGGGGAGCGGGTCATGGTGTTTCTCATGAGGTAGGGGTATATTAAAAAACGGGAGACATTTAAAAAGCCCTGAAGAGGGCGGTTTAATGCAGACCGGTAAAGAGTGTAAGAGTGGGCACATCCACCTTGCTCTTTACCGGTTTTTTGTTTTAAGGGAATAATCTGAATGCTCCTTAGTGCTGATAAGTTGCTAAATAAGAAATCTTTAGCTAACCCCAGCGTTCGGCCTCTTGAGGTCATTTCAGAAAATCCCCTCAAGTTAAAACCAGACTGTACCCGATTTCTTTCCAGTTCTTATTGGCGTACTGATGCGGATAAGTTCTTCGCTGCAACAGGATGTTGCCCGCTAGGCAGAATTTCTTTGCTTTAATGCACTTGCGCTTTTGTTCTTACTAAAAAGGGAGGTTGTTCTATGGTTGGGATAAAAGAGAATCAGAAACCGCGTGTATTAATCCTTGCAGATATGGATGCTGCGTTTCAAGAAGACGGAGCTTATGTGATCCGCTGCCCCAGCAGGCAGATTTGGGATGGATACGGTTCATTTATACGGGGTGTTTTAATACTCGTGTATAAGCTGAAAATAGATCAGATTGAGGTGATCTGGACGGATGGAAAAAGCGGTCTTGAACAATGGAAGGAGTTAATGCGAAAACATGGGATTTCAGAGGAATGTCTAAACGATTCAAATTATTTATTGAAGTATTTACATGGATTGGATCCTTCACGATGGTTTGGAGAGCAGTCTGCTCTGGAAGATGTCAGGGATACGGTGACATTATTGCAGCAGCATCCGCTTCTCCCTAAAAACATAATGGTCAAAGGCTACCTCTTAATGAAAGAAAGAAAGCAGCTGATTTCCTTAAAGGAGCTTAGTGGATGAAGCATCCCTATTCCGGTAAAGAGGCCGCATTTGCTACGATGCATAGAAAGGAAGAAATAGCTGTTCCAGTGTTCGCTGAGCTGCAAATTTCCCTTCGTGTCCCTCAGAATATCAACACAGATGAATTGGGGACATTTACAGGGGAAACAGAAAGAAAGCAGCCTCCATTGGAAACAGCGCGTTTAAAAGCAAAGCTTGGAATGAAGCGGCTTGGCCTTCCTTACGGTCTAGCCAGTGAAGGAAGTTTTGGTCCATGCCGGTTCTTTCCTTTTGTCGGGGAGGATTGTGAAATTTTTTTGTGGATCGACGAAATTCTTGGAATCGAAATACATGAACAGGTCATCAGCACCGCAACCAATTTCAGTTCAGCGACTGTCTCGTCCCTGGAAACAGCCGAGACCTTTCTAAAAAAAGCGGACTTTCCATCCCATTCCTTAATTATAAGGCCAAATCAAATGACTGAGCCTGTTTTCTACAAAGGAATCTGCGGAAGAAAAGAACTGGATGAAGCGATTGCAGAATGCACAGCGATCTCAAAAGATCAGCTCGCAATGATTCAAACGGATATGAGGGCCCATCATAATCCTATGAGGCAGAAGGTCATCCATGAGGCAGCGAGAAAACTTGTGAAACGGATGGGTTCTCTATGTCCTGAATGCGGATGTCCCGGCTGGGGGGTCAGCAAAACGGTAGCAGGGCTTCCCTGTGAACTGTGCCATATTCCGACTGCGATGGTGAAAGAGGAGATTTTTAGCTGCAAAGCCTGCACATATAGCAGGACGGAAAAACGGAGTGATGGAAAGACAGAAGCAGGTGCGATGTATTGTGTTATTTGCAATCCATAAGAATAGGAGAGATGGAGATGAATTGTGTATACTGCGACGGGCATGGAGAAGTAGTTTGTATGTGTTTGCAGGCTGGGCAAATGGAAAGTGAGAACTTCAGACAGGACTGTGCCAAGTGCCATAGCCATGGTTACATGGTTTGCCATACATGCAACGGAAGCGGTTATTTGGAAACTGGAGAATAATGGGGGATGAAGGTGAAAAAGCAAATTACAGTAGCTCACGGGGATGGAATTGGTCCGGAAATAATGACAGCGGTACTCCGCATGATCAAAGCTGCAGGTGCTGAGCTTGAGATTGAAGAAGTAGAAATCGGTGAAAAGGTTTACGAACGAGGAGTTACTGCTGGGATGGACAGGACGGCATGGGATTCAATTCGCCGGACAAAAGTGTTTTTGAAGGCGCCGATTACCACTCCGCAGGGCGGAGGCTACAAAAGCTTGAATGTAACAACTCGCAAGGCACTTGGACTATATGCAAACGTACGGCCTTGCCCATCCTTTTCCCCATTTGTGGACACACTTCATCCGGACATGGATGTCGTGATAATACGAGAGAATGAAGAGGATTTATATGCTGGGATTGAGCATAGGCAAACAGATGATGTATATCAATGTCTAAAACTCATTTCGCGGCCGGGCACAGAGAAAATTGTCCGCTATGCATTTGAATATGCCCGGCATCATAACCGGAAAAAGGTAACATGCTTTGTGAAAGACAACATAATGAAGCTTACAGACGGATTGTTCAGCAAAATTTTTCAAGAGATTGGCGAGGAATATCCCGAAATCGAGAAGGAAAACTGGATTGTTGATATTGGAGCAGCAAAACTTGCAGATACACCGGAAATGTTCGATGTCATCGTCATGCCAAATCTATACGGAGACATCTTATCTGATGTTGCGGCCCAGATCGCAGGATCGGTCGGGATGGCGGGATCTGCGAATATTGGAGAACACTGTGCGATGTTTGAGGCGATACACGGCTCTGCACCAAGACGTGCCGGCCAAAATCTCGCAAACCCATCCGGCTTGCTGCATGGAGCAATCATGATGCTCGTCCATATCGGACAGACGGAAGCAGCCGCAGCCGTCCATAATGCCTGGCTGAGGACGATCGAAGATGGAATCCATACGTATGATTTATACAAAGAAGGCGTAAGCAAACAAAAAGCCGGCACCCAGGAATTCGCGGATGCAGTCATCGCCCGGATTGGTCAGATTCCCACAGCACTTAAACCTGTCTCATACAGCACAGGATCTTCATGGAAGATTGCGGCAGCAGAAACCAAACCGGCAAAAAAAGAACTCGCAGGAATCGATATTTTTCTACACTGGAAAGGTGGAAACCCAGATGAGCTTGGCCGTAAGGTGTCAGCTATCAAGTCAGAGAATCTAGGTCTGTCCGTCATTACAAATCGCGGAGTAAAGGTTTATCCCGATGGGCTACCGGAAACATTTTGCACGGACCATTGGCGCTGCCGTTTCCTTGGAGACGGCATTACACCTGAACAGGCAGCAGAACTGTATGTAAAGCTTATCCAACATGGATTTGACTGCATTAAAACGGAAAATCTATACCTGTTTGACGGAATACCGGGATTTTCGGCCGTACATGGATAGACCGGGTTATGGCATAGGATAATTTTAAAGAAGACGATCAAAAGAACCGGATGGTCACCGTGACCGAGAATCGTCACTGCGGGTTTATTGGATAGTGAAATAACCAGAAAAAAGGAAGGCGCAAAAGGAAACAAGGTTGTTTCTTTTGGTGCGATCCTTTTTTCGTGTCGGCACTTTTAAACAGATGATGGACCCCGAATTTATCAAATGGGGACTGTATATTCAGTCGAATTTGCAGGAATTATGGCTCTAATCCCTTATCTTTAGTCTAGGTTTAAAACGTCAATAAGAAAACCGCGGCACAAGTCGTTTTCCGCTATGACATGCAGCATTCAAGCCAAGGTTCGCAGCTTGATTCGAACTCCAACTACATATGAAGAGCACAGTTTCAACTCAATGATGATGGCAGAGTACGTTTTCATCAAACTGAAAAAATGTAATGCTTTTGAACATCTTTATATACTCTGCTAAAATCATTTTATGCGACCGGGAGGCTGAAATAAATCTCCGAATCTATACGAGCACTCAGTAAAACAGGAGGTATTTGCTGAGACGGCGTTGCCGGAATGCGGGTCTTATGAGGAATTAATGGCCCATTTTAAGTATTCAGAGGTGACCCGATCAAGTTTTTCCCCTTTCTGTAAAAAAACAAGAAACATTACAGCATTTAAGTGTTTTTAGGCGAAGCCCCTTATAAATCTACTGATCCAGACCGATACAAGATGAGTAAAGATTAATAGTGGGGGAATGACAAAGTGAAATTAACAACGATGCTAAAGGTGATCCTGACTTCAGTAGTGGTTTTGTCTGGGATTACTATCATCAGTTTGACTCTTTTGGTGACATCTCAGATCAATCGCGGTGAAGCTTTTGATCGAGAGCTTGAGTATAAGAATCTGGCGGTTGAATTAAAAGGAGCATCCGATTATTTAACCAATGAGGTCAGAAGCTATGTTCAGTTCGGTGAACAAAAACATTATGATAACTATTGGGAAGAGGTTAATAAAACGAAGACCCGGGATAAGGTGGTTTCAAGGCTGAAAGAATTGAATACGCCGAAACATTTGCTTTCACTTGTAGAAGAAGCCAAGCAAAAATCGGACACCTTGATCCAACTTGAGGATGCTGCGATGAGTGCGGTAAAGGAAAAGGACTTTGACCAGGCAAGATTGCTTGTATTCGGAAAAGAGTATGAGCAGGGCAAATCACAAATTCTGATTCCAATCGATAAATTTCAAAAGGACCTGGCTCATTGGGCGAATACACAATCAGAGGATTTAAGCAGACAAATGAATGTCTATTTAATAGTAACAGGAATTAGCATATTGGTTCTAATGCTTGTCATCATCTTTAGTTTAGTTATTTTTATGAAAAAAATCAATCCGCTTAAAGAGATGACTGCGATTGCACAGAGCGTAGCAGGTGGAAATCTTGCGGCGGAACGGGTGAAGGAGAACTCCAAAGATGAAGTAGGTGTTCTTGCTCAATCCATTAATACAATGGTGGATAGTTTAAGGACACTGATCTTAGAGGTCAGTCAAGCATCTGAGCAAGTCGCATCAAATGCCGAAGAACTGACAGCCAGTGCAGAGCTTGGCAGTAATGCGGCAGAAGGAATCACCGGATTAACCCAAGAGCTTGCATCCGGTTCAGAAAAGCAGCTTCAAACTGTCAGTGAAAGCAACAGATATTTTAATCAGATGTATGAGAGCGTGGGAGAGATTTTAGGTAAAGCTAAATCAGCTTCTGATTCAGCAAGGAGCACATCCAATAAAGCGATTATTGGGAATGAAGCGATTACGACATCCATTCAGCAAATGAACTCGATTCAGACGAATGTATTAGATTTATCAACCGTCATCAAGGAGCTTGGAAATCGCTCGTATGAAATTGGCAAAATCGTTGATGTCATTACAGGAATAGCCGACCAGACAAACCTGCTGGCTCTCAACGCAGCAATTGAAGCAGCGAGAGCGGGTGAGCAGGGAAAAGGATTTGCTGTTGTAGCAGATGAAGTTCGAAAGCTGGCGGAACAATCCGCAGCTTCTGCAAAACAGATTTTTGCTTTAATCCATCTCATTCAGGATTCTACCAATCGAGCTGTGAACGGAATGGAAGAAACAACACAAGAGGTTACCGCTGGCATTACCATTGTCCAAACAGCGGGTGATTCCTTTGAAGAAATCATCTCTTCTACAAAAGGAGTCGAGATAGAAATTGAAGGGATATCAGACAGTGTGAATCAGCTGGCTGAGAATACAGAAAAGGTAACCCAATCAACAAAAGAAATTTCTCGGGTAGCTAAAGAATCCTCTGCCGGAGTTCAAATGGCTGCTGTTTCATCTGAAGAACAGCTGGCAGCCTTGGAGGAAATCACTTCTTCGGCAGCGATGCTTGCAAATATGGCAGAAAATCTGCAGAATGTGGTAGCGAAATTTAATCTGAATTAATCGTGCGGGCACGATATCGTCAGCAGGAATACTCAACGATTCTCGGAGGTCAATCAAGCTTCATTCTACTTGCTGGGTGCCAGTCCCGTTCTGTTTCATCGCATCGGGGGACAGAAGCAATGTACAGCGAGCCCTTGTGCACCAAGGTTTTGAAGTGTGGGTGCCGGAGCTTTAGTTCAGTACAATTTGTAGGGACTGGCACGGTGCCAGTCCCGTTTTGCTTCACCGTATCGGGGGGACAGAGGCAATGTTCATCCATCCCTTATGCATCAAGGCTTTGTAAAGAAGGCGCCAGAGCTTTAGTACAGTAAAATTTGAGGGGACTGACCCCGTCCGCCACACATTATTTCCCCCAAATCCTCCCCAAACTCTCCTCATCACAAACCACATAAAGCTTCGTTCCCGGAGCAAGCGGCTCATCAAGCTTCTGCAAAACATTCATATCCTTCTGATCCGACAGCAGCAGCACGTTCTTTTGGCGTAATCGGTCAAAGGCATCCCGGTACGTTTTCCATTCCGGAATCGAGCGGATTTCCCGCAGTTCCGCGTCACGGTTTCCATTGTTTAATAGCTTGTCAAAGACGGTACTCGTCCCGTGATGCCGAGCGGATTTCGCCATTAGATGGGAAGCGGAGTGCTGGGATAAAACGAATTCATCGATATTGGCATGCTTGAACATTTTTACGTGCTGCTTATTCAGAATCTCAGCAATCGTGTAAATGTTCTTCTCCGTGCCTGTGTCATATTCTTCAATGCTTGAAGCAATAAGCAGTGTTTTCCCGTCAGCCAAATCCATATCTTCGATGTGAGCGGGTGCAAAAATGAGAACTGCTTTGGATCTGGAAATACCGGCTGAATCCAGTGTAGAAGAATCGGTGGCACTTCCGTTTATGTAATGGAACCGTTCATGGGTAACCGGGGATTTTTCAAGCTCATCGATTAAGACAAGGTCTGTATCCGGCTCCTCGAAAAGCAACTCTTTAACGGCCTCTTTCGATTTAAGACTCCAGCCGATGATGACATAATGATTCTGTCCTTTGTACATGAGTTTCCCTTCTTCCTTCATTTGCTTATGCTTTGAAAAAGAATCGACAATCATTCCGATGACGATTCCAAAAATTCCGATCCCAAAAGGATAAATAACAAGCATTGTCCACAGTCTGCCAGCTGGAGTAACCGGAGAAACATCTCCATATCCAACCGTTGTCATCGTCGTCATCAGCCACCAGATCACATGCAGGTAGCTTTCGAAGGTCTGCGGCTCAAGTGCCTTCATGATCCAGGCGTTGAGGATCAGGAATAAGAGAGTGACTGCCATGAGGGTGATGAATTTGATTTTGATCGCCTTTAAATAAAGCTTTCTAAATAAATACAAGAGCCATTCTCCTATCTATCTTATATCTGGTAATACTGGGTTAGTTCTTTCTATTATAAAGGATCATCAAGAAAAAAATGGTAAAAAATTTCAAGGGAATATATCTATTTAATCGGTGGAGGAAAAAATCAAATAGTTTACAAAAGAAAGGCTTCAAACATAAAAAGCAGAGGCATTTTTAGTTGGGATAATCATACTTTTCTATTAATATTTGATTTTTGGTTATTGTAGTTAAAAAAAATTGGGAGGTGCTCAATGAAAAAGGATCAAGAAAAAAGTAAGATCAGATCTTATGATAGCTGGAATAGAACAGTATAAGGAAGTCCGACCATTGGGGGCGTGATTGATATCATCATCGTCATCAGCTATTTTCTGTACCAATGGATTGCAAACTAAAGGATGCTGAAAATGGAAAATTACAGCATCACTTTACGGTTTATTCATCTCGATGTATATGAAATTTTAGGGAGAGGTATCCGGCCACTTCCACTTTTAGTATGATTATTACCTAAGATTAGGAGGGAGTATGGATATGACAAGCTATGATAAGGATCTGTTTAAAGGCACCGCCGGCTTTTACTCTCAATACCGACCCATCTATCCTTCTTCCTTAATCAGACTGCTGATAGACCGGTTTGAATTAGATGGGAAGGGAAAGATGGTTGATCTAGGCTGCGGAACCGGGCAGCTCACTCTCAGGCTTTCCGACTGGTTTGAGAAACTTATCGGAGTAGATCCTGAAGAGGAAATGCTTGTCGAAGCAGAAAGGAACCGCATTGCAGCTAGGGTGGATCATTGTGAATGGTTAGCTGGAAAAGCGGAGCATTACTTAAATGGCATAAATAATGAAACATTCCGTCTGGTTATGATGGGGAAATCGTTTCATTGGATGGATCAGGAAGCCATCCTCGAAGGTCTTTACACGCTTATCGATGAGGGTGGAGGAATTGCAATCATAGATGCTTATCATCCAAATCAGAAGTCTGAACCGTGGCAACTGGAACTGAATCGAATCGTTCGGAATTGGTACGGAGAAGAGCGGAAGGCGGGGAGCACAACGTATTCGCACCCTGATATGAGCTATGAAGAAAGAGTCTCCCGGTCCAGATTCAAGGCAGAAGTCGTGAAACTTCCTGCCTATCAGTATGTTTGTTCAGCTGATTCAATCATTGGAAATGTGTATTCAACGTCCTATGGGTCAAGGCGGTGGATAGGGGAACAGCGGGAAGCGTATGAAACCGAATTGAGAGAAGCGCTTCTAAACATTCATCCAAACGATACATTTATAGAGGAAATTCAGCTGACGGTTGTTTTAGGTCGACGCCCTTAAGGACGTTCTTCCGTTCCTGCTATCTCTTTCTCCACCAACGCAAACCCAATATGCGATAACGCCGCTGCAAGAGATTTCTTCACTAAAATCCCGTCTACAATCAGATTGCTTTGAACCATATGCTGTGCATGTTCAGGAAGGATGCCGGTTAGGATTGGGGTTACTCCGATTAACTCCAGCATGTTGACCAGCTGGAGCAGGTGATGGATGACCTCTTTGTTGATTCGGCTGATTCCTGATAGATCCAGTATGAGATATTGAAGGCAGCGGTCTGAGCTTTGCTTAAGGGTTGACTTGATGATGATTTCAGCCCTTTTTTGACTGATGTCTCCAATTACAGGGAGAACGGCTATGTCATCTGTGAGCGGCACCATCGGAGCGGATAATTCCTCTACCTCACGATTGACTCGATCAAGATCAAGGACATAGCTTAAGAGGGAGGCCATGGTAGTAAACAGCTCAACGTGCTCTTCTTCAAATTCTACCTTTTTATTGTCCAGACCGCAGATGGTTCCGTAGTTTTCTCCTGTACTGAAATTGATTGGGATGCCAATGAAGCTTCCACCTGACAAATTCCTGGTAACGGTCATATCCTTCGTCCAATCATTATCGTTCAAATCCTCAATCATCAGAACGCGATTCCCATAATCCACACTTAGCTTGCAAAATGTATCTTGAAAGGGCAGGGTATCCCCGCTATTCAGCAAGGCATAATCCCGGTTTATCACTTTTTCGATTTTATTGGATTTTTGATCATTTTTAGCAATGAAAAGAGTGTTAATCGGAACAATCGTGCTCATAAAACTTAAAATCTTTTCTGCTGCCTCGTCGAAATTCTTAATGGAATGAATCATGCAATTCCTCCCCCTTCTGCCCACGATTTATGTAGTTGTTTCTCAATCTATATACTGTCGTTTATTTTCTTCTGGTTTATATGCGACATATTATACCAAAGATTTATTTAAATGGCCTAAAATGTCATTTACCCTATTTCCTAGAAGGTTAAACAAATAAATTATTAGATCAAAATACCCCGCAACCTGCCTTTTCCTTCTATTTTTATAAGAAAATACATATTTTAGGACACAAATACCCAATCCTCCTGTAAAATGTAGAAGGAGTTTGTCGATTCGTTCTGCCATTGGGTAAGTTATACCATTTCTATTTCCAGGAGGATTTCCATGTTTAACAGAAAGCTAGTTTTCTATTTTCTTCTTTTCTTTTTTATCGCAGTTCAGGTTACCCCAGTTCATGCAGCTGCGGCAGTTCCAAAAATCTATAGCCAGTACGCTGTAGTCATGGACGCAAATTCAGGGGAACTCATTTATACGAAGAATCAGGACAAAAGATGGTATCCGGCAAGCATGACAAAGGTGCTGACCGCGATGATCTTAATGGATAAAGTATCCTCTGGTGCGATGATGACGGCAAGCAAGAACGCGGTGAAAAAGGACGCAAGCAACTCTTATTTCCGCTTAAAGGCCGGCGAAAAAATGAGCCGGGAGGATGCGCTCAATGCCCTGCTGATCCTGAGCTGCAACGATGTGGCGGCGATGATTGCCGAGCATATAGCGGGAAGCGAATCCAATTTCAGTGCATTAATGAATAAGAAGGCAAAGGAAATCGGAGCGGAAAACAGCCATTTCGTCACCCCAAACGGATTGCACAGCAGCAAACACTATACCACCACTCAGGATATGGCGCTGATTACAAGGGAAGCATACCTGAAATATCCGGAAGTCCTTAAAGCGATGGGAACAAAATCTGCGGTCGTCCGTACCTCGAAGAGAACCGTAAAATTGACAAGCAAGGCCACCTTCCATAACATTCCAAATGTGATCGGAGGTAAAACAGGCTACACAAATGCAGCCCGCAATTCCCTCGTTGAGATCGTAAAGAAAGGCAACACCACCCTGATCGGCGTCGTCATGAAATCGACTAAATCCTATGCGGTAAAGGATATCGCCGCCATGACGAACTACTCCTTCTCCATGATGGAGACAATTCAGCCAGTCGCGGCCGGACAAACAGCGGCAACCATTAATGTCCGTAACACCCAAGTGCCGTTAGTTGTTCAAAACGGCATATCCTTTTCCACCAAAAAGGATTCAAGTCTGCCGATTACCATAAAAAATAGTTTCCCGAGAACG
The Metabacillus sp. FJAT-52054 genome window above contains:
- a CDS encoding STAS domain-containing protein — its product is MIHSIKNFDEAAEKILSFMSTIVPINTLFIAKNDQKSNKIEKVINRDYALLNSGDTLPFQDTFCKLSVDYGNRVLMIEDLNDNDWTKDMTVTRNLSGGSFIGIPINFSTGENYGTICGLDNKKVEFEEEHVELFTTMASLLSYVLDLDRVNREVEELSAPMVPLTDDIAVLPVIGDISQKRAEIIIKSTLKQSSDRCLQYLILDLSGISRINKEVIHHLLQLVNMLELIGVTPILTGILPEHAQHMVQSNLIVDGILVKKSLAAALSHIGFALVEKEIAGTEERP
- a CDS encoding D-alanyl-D-alanine carboxypeptidase family protein; the protein is MFNRKLVFYFLLFFFIAVQVTPVHAAAAVPKIYSQYAVVMDANSGELIYTKNQDKRWYPASMTKVLTAMILMDKVSSGAMMTASKNAVKKDASNSYFRLKAGEKMSREDALNALLILSCNDVAAMIAEHIAGSESNFSALMNKKAKEIGAENSHFVTPNGLHSSKHYTTTQDMALITREAYLKYPEVLKAMGTKSAVVRTSKRTVKLTSKATFHNIPNVIGGKTGYTNAARNSLVEIVKKGNTTLIGVVMKSTKSYAVKDIAAMTNYSFSMMETIQPVAAGQTAATINVRNTQVPLVVQNGISFSTKKDSSLPITIKNSFPRTPITSIAIGQPFGEVTVWKNGRMVGSSPLISTVEVNEPAAR